One Methylobacterium sp. AMS5 genomic region harbors:
- a CDS encoding sigma-70 family RNA polymerase sigma factor, whose product MPKTAFDDLASPLDDEVPTLPAAVQQRLGALLADAYAQMPGNSGVESSRFDALLARLETVLVAQEGKDEEAFRASIIEMTPRLYNFAMSLTKNPSAADDLVQDTFLRAWRSRARFTVGTNLGAWLFTIMRNAFYSRHRKEVREVADSDGDYAERLATAPEQSGHVDLMDAQTALAKLPLPMRQALILVAIENLSYEEAATVMNCRIGTVKSRVWRAREQLAQILGYSAADVGSDSMTLSAVSGSTWMA is encoded by the coding sequence ATGCCAAAGACTGCCTTCGACGACCTCGCCTCGCCCCTCGACGATGAGGTGCCGACGCTCCCTGCTGCCGTTCAGCAACGCCTTGGGGCGCTTCTTGCCGATGCCTATGCGCAGATGCCGGGTAATTCGGGGGTCGAAAGCAGTCGCTTCGACGCCTTGCTGGCCAGGCTGGAGACCGTCCTCGTCGCCCAGGAAGGGAAGGACGAGGAAGCGTTCCGGGCCTCCATCATCGAGATGACGCCGCGCCTCTACAACTTCGCCATGTCGCTGACGAAGAACCCGTCGGCCGCCGACGACCTCGTGCAGGACACGTTCCTGCGGGCGTGGCGCAGCCGCGCGCGCTTCACCGTCGGCACCAATCTCGGCGCGTGGCTGTTCACGATCATGCGCAACGCCTTCTACTCGCGCCACCGCAAAGAGGTGCGCGAGGTCGCCGACAGCGACGGCGATTACGCCGAGCGCCTCGCCACGGCACCCGAGCAATCGGGCCATGTCGATCTGATGGACGCGCAGACCGCGCTCGCCAAGCTTCCCCTGCCGATGCGGCAGGCCTTGATCCTCGTGGCAATCGAGAACCTCAGCTACGAGGAGGCGGCCACCGTCATGAATTGCCGCATCGGCACGGTGAAGAGCCGAGTCTGGCGTGCCCGGGAGCAGCTCGCGCAGATCCTCGGCTACAGCGCCGCCGATGTCGGCTCCGACAGCATGACGCTGTCCGCTGTCAGCGGCTCGACTTGGATGGCCTGA
- a CDS encoding class II glutamine amidotransferase translates to MCRWIAYRGRTIPLEHYVTEPAHSLVSQSIKALESTASTNGDGFGLGWYGDHPEPGRFREVQPAWSDENLRYICRHLHSHLFFAHVRAATGTPITRPNCHPFACGPWLFMHNGYIGDWARLRRPIEALIPDELYPSRNGTTDSEALFLAILGQGLMASEVERDPITATTRALAAVTELVGGIEGGHPFRFTAALADGCDLYAFRYAANDAANSMYYRQSADGVVVVSEPLDKEHATWTPVPDNSVVIARKDALVEVVSLKEFGLARTSQLPQLQMQMSA, encoded by the coding sequence ATGTGTCGCTGGATCGCCTATCGAGGCCGCACGATCCCGCTCGAGCATTACGTGACCGAGCCGGCGCATTCGCTGGTCTCGCAAAGCATCAAGGCGCTCGAATCGACCGCGAGCACCAACGGCGACGGCTTCGGCCTCGGCTGGTACGGCGACCATCCCGAACCCGGCCGCTTCCGCGAGGTGCAGCCGGCGTGGTCCGACGAGAACCTGCGCTACATCTGCCGCCATCTGCACTCGCACCTGTTCTTCGCCCATGTGCGGGCGGCCACCGGCACGCCGATCACCCGGCCGAACTGCCACCCCTTCGCCTGCGGGCCGTGGCTGTTCATGCATAACGGCTATATCGGCGACTGGGCGCGGCTGCGCCGGCCGATCGAGGCCCTGATTCCCGATGAACTCTATCCCTCGCGCAACGGCACGACCGATTCCGAGGCGCTGTTCCTGGCGATCCTCGGCCAGGGTTTGATGGCCTCGGAAGTGGAGCGCGATCCGATCACCGCCACGACGCGGGCGCTCGCCGCGGTGACGGAGCTGGTCGGCGGCATCGAGGGTGGTCACCCATTCCGCTTCACTGCGGCGCTCGCCGATGGATGCGACCTCTACGCCTTCCGCTACGCCGCCAACGATGCGGCCAACAGCATGTATTACCGCCAGTCGGCGGATGGCGTCGTGGTGGTCTCGGAGCCCTTGGACAAGGAGCACGCGACCTGGACCCCGGTGCCGGACAACAGCGTCGTGATCGCCCGCAAGGACGCGCTGGTCGAGGTCGTATCGCTGAAGGAGTTCGGTCTCGCCCGGACGTCCCAACTGCCGCAACTGCAAATGCAGATGAGCGCGTGA